One segment of Radiobacillus kanasensis DNA contains the following:
- a CDS encoding glycine betaine ABC transporter substrate-binding protein yields the protein MNKWKKELSFILALLMIAVLTACGSTGEETSSEQADAETEVNDEELTIGQINWAENIAVTNMWKAILEEKGYNVKLNVLNMGTTMKALESGELDASLEIWLPVQDANYLKEYKDSVNFSEATWYDNAKVGLVVPTYLEEVNSVEDLNEHKESFNGEITGFDPGAGTMEVTEQLIKDYNLEFELLPSSEPAMIAEIDKAIKNEEPIVAPLWSPHWVFSKYDLKFLEDPKKTFGGIEKIHHATRHGFEDDYPKVSEWFKNWKMDDQQIGQLIDYVESAENPLDGAKKWIEENQELVDEWVK from the coding sequence ATGAACAAATGGAAAAAAGAACTTAGCTTTATACTTGCACTGCTAATGATTGCTGTACTGACAGCATGTGGAAGCACTGGCGAAGAAACAAGTAGTGAACAAGCAGATGCAGAGACAGAGGTAAATGATGAAGAATTAACAATTGGTCAAATTAACTGGGCCGAAAATATCGCCGTAACCAATATGTGGAAAGCGATTTTAGAAGAAAAAGGGTACAACGTGAAGTTAAACGTATTGAACATGGGAACTACGATGAAGGCATTAGAAAGTGGCGAACTAGATGCTAGTTTGGAAATATGGTTGCCTGTCCAAGATGCCAATTATCTAAAAGAATATAAGGATTCTGTAAACTTTTCAGAAGCAACTTGGTATGATAACGCAAAAGTAGGGCTTGTTGTCCCAACCTATTTAGAAGAAGTTAATAGTGTAGAAGACTTAAATGAACACAAAGAATCATTTAATGGAGAAATTACCGGTTTTGATCCTGGAGCAGGTACCATGGAAGTTACGGAACAATTAATTAAAGATTATAATCTTGAGTTTGAATTACTACCAAGCTCTGAACCTGCAATGATAGCTGAGATTGATAAAGCCATTAAAAATGAAGAACCAATCGTTGCACCACTTTGGAGCCCACACTGGGTATTCTCCAAATATGACTTAAAATTCCTAGAAGACCCGAAGAAAACATTCGGTGGTATAGAAAAAATTCACCATGCTACAAGACATGGATTTGAGGATGATTATCCGAAAGTAAGCGAATGGTTCAAAAATTGGAAGATGGATGATCAGCAAATCGGGCAGCTCATCGACTATGTAGAAAGTGCCGAAAATCCTCTTGATGGGGCTAAGAAATGGATTGAAGAGAATCAAGAATTGGTTGATGAATGGGTAAAATAA
- a CDS encoding nitroreductase family protein encodes MTLKQNNFENIMKGRHSIRRYQPNYKIPRDELNKIIEDAATAPSAANLQPWRVVVVESKEGKEKLRPLVMFNTQQNDTSSAMLLIFADTKYYENADYIYNTAVEQGKMPPEVRDNQLATIKSYYPALSKEKENDGIRLDSGFFTMQLMLTARAYGYDTNPMAGFEADQLAAAFDLEPERYKPVVVLSIGKADEKGYDSVRLSPEQITFWR; translated from the coding sequence ATGACTTTAAAGCAAAACAATTTTGAGAACATTATGAAAGGTCGACACTCTATCCGTAGGTATCAACCAAATTACAAAATACCGAGAGACGAGTTGAATAAGATTATTGAAGATGCGGCAACAGCTCCGTCAGCAGCTAATCTACAACCTTGGAGGGTGGTAGTCGTAGAGAGTAAAGAAGGAAAGGAAAAGTTACGTCCTCTTGTTATGTTTAATACCCAACAAAATGATACTTCATCTGCGATGCTTTTAATCTTTGCAGATACGAAATACTACGAAAATGCTGACTACATTTACAATACGGCTGTTGAACAAGGAAAAATGCCGCCAGAAGTACGGGATAATCAATTAGCAACCATTAAATCTTACTATCCGGCGCTTTCAAAAGAAAAAGAAAATGACGGAATTAGATTGGATAGTGGCTTTTTTACCATGCAATTAATGCTGACAGCAAGAGCCTATGGATATGACACAAATCCGATGGCTGGTTTTGAAGCAGATCAGCTGGCAGCTGCCTTTGATTTAGAACCTGAGCGATATAAACCTGTTGTAGTTTTATCCATCGGCAAGGCGGATGAAAAAGGTTATGATTCTGTACGTTTAAGCCCGGAACAGATTACATTTTGGCGATAA
- a CDS encoding helix-turn-helix domain-containing protein — protein MKISEVAKSINMPISTIRYYEKIGIIPDEYILRDQNNYRNYTSEIIHHLDVVKNCVAVGFSINDIQSMISQNGMSRFEQARIIKEKISEIENAQKKLEGSKQALYDILKLDITCEHGFGKYQ, from the coding sequence ATGAAGATTAGCGAAGTAGCAAAAAGTATCAACATGCCAATATCAACCATCCGTTATTATGAGAAAATCGGTATTATCCCTGATGAGTACATACTGAGAGATCAGAATAATTATCGGAATTATACTTCAGAAATCATTCACCATCTAGATGTTGTGAAAAATTGTGTGGCTGTTGGTTTTTCGATTAATGATATACAATCAATGATCTCGCAAAATGGAATGTCAAGATTTGAACAAGCACGTATTATCAAAGAAAAAATATCAGAAATTGAGAACGCTCAAAAAAAGTTAGAAGGATCTAAACAAGCGCTTTATGATATTCTTAAATTAGATATTACGTGTGAGCATGGGTTCGGGAAATATCAATGA
- the cudC gene encoding choline uptake/conversion transcriptional regulator CudC, producing MSESTERSKIKIEQAKDKVIGAIAETMDLYGVTPAAGNLYATMYFKDQMTLDEMREELEMSKPSMSTSVRRLQEIEMVKKTFTRGSRKHTYMAEKNFFRSFMAFYCQMWEREVKMNFEAVEEAQEDLIDVIKDSTSTPDVVAEAKKYYDQLEESKAYYHWLEDLVSSIRSGKIFEFLPKDKQD from the coding sequence ATGAGTGAGTCTACTGAAAGATCCAAAATTAAAATCGAACAAGCCAAGGATAAAGTCATTGGCGCCATTGCAGAGACCATGGACTTATACGGTGTAACACCAGCTGCTGGAAATTTATATGCGACGATGTACTTTAAAGACCAAATGACGCTTGATGAAATGCGTGAGGAGCTCGAAATGAGTAAACCGAGTATGAGTACTAGTGTCCGTAGACTCCAAGAAATAGAAATGGTGAAAAAAACATTTACACGAGGCTCTAGAAAACATACCTATATGGCGGAGAAAAATTTCTTTCGGTCCTTTATGGCGTTTTATTGTCAGATGTGGGAACGAGAGGTAAAAATGAATTTTGAAGCAGTGGAGGAAGCTCAAGAAGATTTAATAGATGTTATAAAAGATTCCACTAGCACACCAGACGTTGTGGCAGAGGCAAAAAAATACTACGATCAATTAGAAGAATCTAAAGCATACTATCACTGGTTAGAAGACTTAGTGTCAAGTATCAGAAGTGGTAAGATATTTGAATTTTTACCTAAAGATAAGCAGGATTAA
- the betB gene encoding betaine-aldehyde dehydrogenase — MSLKQQQYINGKWVDANSGHTRDIINPFNQEVIATVPEGDETDAKAAIAAARAAFDHGEWPSTPATERGTIVRKIAELIERDKEELARLESLDTGKTVEESRGDMDDIAGVFRYYAELADKMGGELIDSPVPNSISKVVHEPVGVCGQITPWNYPLLQASWKLAPALVTGNTLVMKPSEITPLTTIKVFELMEEAGVPTGVANLVLGAGHTVGAELSSNVDVDLISFTGGLVTGKKIMEAASVNVKKLALELGGKNPNIIFADADFETAVDQALNGVFFHAGQICSAGTRLIVEESIHDEFVNALVERVKKFKLGSGFDEDTQMGPLISAEHLAKVEKYVETGKKEGATLAVGGSRPEDPELQNGFFYLPTIFTDCKTDMTIVQEEAFGPVITVEKFRSEEEAVKLANDSIYGLAGGVWTNDIVKAERCVAKMRMGTVWINDFNLYFPHAPWGGFKQSGIGRELGRLGIEEYTETKHIFHNLKPESINWF, encoded by the coding sequence TTGAGTTTAAAACAACAACAATACATTAATGGGAAATGGGTGGACGCAAACTCAGGTCATACACGTGATATTATTAATCCATTTAACCAGGAAGTTATTGCTACTGTTCCAGAAGGGGACGAAACAGATGCAAAAGCAGCAATCGCTGCAGCAAGAGCCGCATTTGATCATGGAGAGTGGCCTTCTACTCCAGCAACAGAGCGAGGGACGATCGTAAGAAAAATTGCTGAATTAATAGAAAGAGATAAAGAAGAGCTTGCTAGATTAGAATCATTAGATACAGGTAAAACAGTAGAAGAAAGCCGTGGAGACATGGATGATATCGCTGGAGTATTTCGCTATTATGCAGAGCTTGCAGATAAAATGGGTGGGGAACTGATTGATTCTCCTGTGCCGAACTCTATCAGTAAAGTGGTTCACGAACCAGTTGGTGTTTGTGGTCAAATTACACCGTGGAATTATCCATTACTTCAAGCGTCTTGGAAACTAGCTCCAGCACTTGTGACTGGAAATACGTTAGTCATGAAGCCAAGTGAAATTACACCACTTACTACGATTAAAGTATTCGAACTAATGGAAGAGGCGGGAGTGCCTACAGGTGTTGCTAATTTAGTGCTTGGTGCTGGTCATACAGTTGGTGCGGAGCTATCTAGTAACGTGGATGTGGACCTTATTTCCTTTACAGGTGGGCTTGTTACTGGGAAGAAAATTATGGAAGCAGCAAGCGTGAATGTGAAGAAGCTTGCACTAGAACTTGGTGGAAAAAACCCGAACATCATCTTTGCGGATGCTGATTTTGAGACAGCTGTGGACCAAGCGTTGAACGGTGTATTTTTCCACGCAGGACAAATCTGTTCGGCTGGTACAAGATTGATAGTAGAAGAAAGTATCCACGATGAGTTCGTGAACGCACTTGTAGAGCGTGTGAAGAAATTTAAGCTAGGAAGCGGGTTTGACGAAGATACACAAATGGGCCCACTTATTTCTGCTGAGCATCTTGCGAAAGTAGAAAAGTATGTAGAAACTGGTAAGAAGGAAGGTGCTACATTAGCAGTTGGTGGTAGCCGCCCAGAAGATCCAGAACTACAAAACGGATTTTTCTACCTACCTACGATTTTCACAGACTGCAAAACAGATATGACCATTGTTCAAGAGGAAGCTTTCGGTCCTGTTATTACGGTAGAGAAATTCCGTTCTGAAGAAGAAGCAGTTAAGCTTGCGAATGACTCTATTTATGGGCTTGCTGGTGGTGTCTGGACAAACGATATTGTAAAAGCGGAACGTTGTGTCGCAAAGATGCGCATGGGCACAGTTTGGATTAATGATTTCAACCTTTACTTCCCACATGCACCATGGGGTGGATTTAAGCAGTCAGGTATTGGACGCGAATTAGGCAGGCTAGGAATTGAGGAATATACAGAGACCAAGCATATATTTCATAACTTGAAACCTGAATCTATTAATTGGTTCTAG